The window ATCAGAATCGAACTGATGACCTTCTCCTTACCATGGAGATGCTCTACCGACTGAGCTATGTGGGCGGTGGAACTATTTGGTTTCAATAAGCGGGAGACGGGGCTCGAACCCGCGACCCTCAGCTTGGAAGGCTGATGCTCTAGCCAACTGAGCTACTCCCGCAAATGCCGACGATCGTGTCTCTCAAGCTCCGTCGTCCGATTTCAAACACCGCTGACGTCTTCCGCCGACGCCATTCCTTCGAATCACATCATCCTGTGGAGAGGGAAGGATTCGAACCTTCGAAGGCATACGCCGGCAGATTTACAGTCTGCTCCCTTTGGCCACTCGGGCACCTCTCCATTCGCCGAACCCGGCAAAGCCGGGCTCGTCTAAAGCCCAGGGCGTTTGCCTCCTCGCCCTTCAACCCACACCGGTTAAGGAAGTTTATGTCTAAACTTCCTTAAACGATCATGGTGCCAATCCCAACAAGGGGGGCGGCTTCCGCCCTCCCCCTTCAACCCCCAGCGGTTAAGGTACTTTCATTTTTCAAAAGTTCCTTTGGGCCAATGGGAGCTTTCCAAATTTTCAGAGGAAGCGCTTTAGCTCCGCTTCATTCTTTTCGCGCTCATGCTTCGCCGCGCTTTGATGGCCAATCCTCTCAAAAAGCAAAAAGCCGACGACCGGGATCGAACCGGTGACCTACTGATTACAAATCAGTTGCTCTACCAGCTGAGCTACGTCGGCAAAGTAAAGCTTACCGGCCCGAAACGCGTTGCGACGCTCGTTCTCGAAGCCAAAATCGGTTCCGAAGGCCTATGAAATTTATTTTCTAATCCTTGAAAATTATTGAATTTTTTAGGATTTCACCATGGTCAAATGGACGTGGCCTTCAAAAAAGTGGACCGTGTATAGTAACGCGGCCCGGCCCTGTCAAGCCTAAATAAAGCAAGATCGACGGGTATTTAGCGACCTTTTTCGCCCCTCGCGCCGCGCCGCCCCGGCGTCTCACTCCCGACCCGATTTCGATCGACTTTTCAAATTTTCGTACAGACATACTGCCGCCGTGGCGGCGACGTTGAGGCTCGAAATCTTACCAAGCAGCGGGAGTCGAATCAAGAAGTCACATTTCTCATGAATCAGGCGCCGCATCCCCTTCCCCTCCGAACCCAGGACCAAGAGGGTCTTCGCCGGCCAATCGAAGGCCAAGGCATCCTCCTTCGCCTCCAAGCTGGTCCCCACGGACCAAAAACCGGCCTCTTTGCAAGCCTCGATCGCCCGTGCGAGGTTGACGACCTTGGCCACCCTCAGGTGCTCGCTGGCCCCCGCCGAGGCCTTGCAGACCGCCGGGGTCACGTGGGTCGCCCGATCTGTGCAGATCAGGACGCCGTCCGCCCCGCAGCCCTCGGCGCTCCGCAGGATGGCGCCCAGGTTCTGAGGGTCTTGGATCTGATCCAGAGCCAATAGCAAAGCCGTCTTTTTTTCCAATAACTTAGGAAGCAAGGCCTCTAGTTCTACATACGGGTATTCGCCTGCCTCCACGGCCCAACCCTGGGCCAAAATACCGGGGAGCCTGCCCTCGAACCAGTCGCGACCGACGGCACTGCAACGGACCCCCAGGCGTGCAAAGTTCTCCAGGGCCTCCTCCAGCTGGGGATCGGATTTCGCGGTGTTCAAGTGGAAGAAGCGATGGAACTTGCGCCTGCCGGCGCGCAGAGCCTCGAGGATGGGGTTTTTACCGTAGAGGAGTTCGGTCATAGGCGACCGCCCCATCGGCCGGGGGATGGAACGGGCATAAAAAAAGGCCCGCTCCCCCTAGGAGCGGGCCTTCCCGTAACGTAACATCCTCACAAAATCAAGCCGTATAGGTGCCGAAGATCCGGACCTTCTGGTCCATGAGGTCGGTCTCGATGCGGCGGAGGGCCTCGGGGTTCTCGCGCTTCAGGTAGCGCCGCGCCATGAAATAGGCCCGTTTGTAATTCTCCATCTTGTCCAGGAGGTCTTCCTGGGCAATCAGGTCTCCCGCCTCCTGCAGCTCCATGCGGGCGTATTCGTGACCGAAGGAGCTGTTCTGCAGGATCATCTCCCACTCCTGGGTGCCTTGACCGGCCGCCGGCTTTTCAACACCCTGCTCTTCCAGGATCGCTCGACCATACTCGATATCGATTACCGCCATCGTCTCACCTCTGCCTTAATCTAAAAGCAATTCCTTTGCCAAAGGAACCAAGGCAGGCCGACGACATATCTGTTTAATATTATTAAGTTTTTAAACTAGCCCGCCCGGCCATCCCTCTGCGGGATAGGACCCCTCTCCCCGAAGCGTCGGAGAATGGGGCCAGACTGGTGATTGAAGTCCACAGGGAAGCGGGATGAATTAAGAAAAACAGAGGATGGAATAAGTGATCGCCAGGGCCGCGGCCTTGGTCAGCTTCTTCACGATACGCATTTCGACACTCCTTTCTCGGCGGGGCCTTGTGGGCCTGCCGATTTCGCCGCTTAAGATGGATGGGAAACGCGAAAGGTTAGTGACGGGATGGAAAATTTTTGAAAAATCTTGCCACGCCCGGGCTTGTTTTTTGCCGGTCTTGCCACTAAAAGGGGGCGCATGAAAACGACTGCCCTCCCCAAGCTCTACCAGTACAACGTCTGCCCCTTCTGTTGGAAGGTCAAGGCCCTGCTCGGCTATAAAAAGGTCCCCTACGAGGCCGTGGAGGTCCATCCCCTCAACAAGAAGGAGATCAAGTTTTCCAAAGACTACAAAAAGGTCCCCATCTTCATCGACGCGGCCGGGAACCAGGTCAACGATTCGACCCCGATCATGAAGTACATCGACGAAAAGTATCCCGAGTCGCCCGTCTTCGCCCAAGGCGCCGCCGAACGCGAAAAGGAGGCGAAATGGCTGAAATGGGCCGACGCGACCCTGGTGCGCGCCCTGCCGCCGCTGATCTACCGCAATCTGGGCGACTCCCTGCAGGCCTTCGATTACATCACGCAGCAAGAGAAGTTTAATTGGCTCCAGCAGCGGACCATCAAGTACTCCGGGGCCCTGGTCATGACGATGGTGGCCAAGAAGAGCGCTAAGGAACAGGGCATCGCCGACCCCGAGGCCCACCTCAAGACGTGCCTCAAGGACTGGGCCGAGGCACTGGGCTCAAGCAACTACCTGGGCGGGAATAAGCCCAACGCGGCCGATCTGGCGGCCTTCGGCATCTTAAAGAGCATCGAGACCCTGCCGGCCTTCCGCTGGGTCCGCGATAACCGCAAGGTCTGGGATTGGTACCAGCGGGTCGACCGGGCGGCCCTGCAGGCGGCCTAGCTAGTGCCGACCGCCCTTAGCCCGCTCCCGCCACTGCTCGGGGCTGAAGGTATGCAGCGCCAGGGCATGGATCTGGCCTCCGAAGAGCTCCCGAAGGGCCTCGTTCACCATCCGGTGCTGCTCGACCAGCCCCTTCCCCGTAAAGGCCTCCGCCACCACCGTGACGATGTAGTGACCCCCTCCGCCCTGGCGAGCCCCGGCGTGGCCGGCGTGCTTGGCGCTGTCGTCTAAGACCTCCAGGAAGACGGGCTTCAGCCGCTCCCCCAGGATCCGCTCAATGTTTCGAATCTGTGAATTCATATCCCTTTCGTGATATTTTTTTTGAATCCCGAAGGGATTCGTTATAGGAGCCTGCCGGTCCCAGGGCCCTCAGCCCTCGGCCAGGAACATCCATGGGAAGCGAAAAAAATCCGGCGAACGAGTGGTCGGTCGCCAAGGCGATCGAATACTACAACATCGACAAGTGGGGCTCGAATTATTTCTGGGTCAACGACAAGGGGCACCTTTCGATCCAGCCCTACGGCCGCGAGGGCCCCAGCATCGACATCATGGACGTCGTCGACGACATCCGCGAGAAGCAGCTGGGTTTCCCCTGCATCATCCGCTTCCAAGACATCCTGCGCTCGCGGGTCGTCACGCTTAACGATAGCTTTCGCCGCGCCATCCAAGAGTCCGGTTACAAGGGGCAGTACTTCGGCGTCTACCCGATCAAGGTCAACCAGATGCGCGAGGTGGTCGAGGAGATCCTCGACGCCGGCGCGCCCTACCACTACGGCCTAGAGGCCGGCAGCAAGGGCGAGCTGCTGACCGTGCTGGCCCTCAACACCGACCCGCAGGCCCTGACCATCTGCAACGGCTACAAGGACGAGCCCTTCATGCGCCTGGCCATGCTGGGCCGCAAGCTCGAGCGCAAGGTCATCGTGGTCATCGAGAAAATCTCCGAGCTGCCCCAGCTGCTGCGCGTCGCCGAAGAGATGCAGGTCGAACCCTACGTCGGGCTGCGCGCCAAGCTCACCACCAAGGGCACGGGGCGCTGGGAGCACAGCGGCGGCGACTTCGCCAAATTCGGCCTCACCATCCCCGAGATCATGCAGGCGGTGAACATCCTCAAGGAGGCCAAAAAAGAGCATTGCCTGAAACTCTTTCACTTCCACGTCGGCAGCCAGATCACCGACATCCGCACGGTGAAGGAATCGGTCAAGGAAGGGGCGCGCATCTTCGCCAAGCTCTGCAAGATGGGTTTCAACATCGAGTACTTCGACGTCGGCGGCGGCCTGGGCGTGGATTACGACGGCTCCCAGACCACCGGCCAGTCCTCGATGAACTATACCCTGGACGAGTACGTCTCCGACGTCGTCTACAACCTCCAGCAGATCTGCGCCGAGGAAGAGGTTCCCGAGCCCAACATCACCAGCGAATCCGGCCGGGCGATCGTGGCCCACCATTCCTGCATCGTCATGTCCGTCTTCGGCCACATCGAGATCGGCAGCAACCCCATCCTGCCCAACGGCCGAGAGGAGCCCCAGGTCGTGCAGGAGATGCGCGAGATCGTCGGCGGGCTCAACCGCAAGAATTTCCTCGCCACCTTCCACGACGCCTCCACTAAGAAAGAGGAGGCCCTCTCGATGTTCAAGCTGGGCCTGCTCGACCTCGAGGACCGTGCCAAGGTCGAGACCCTGCACTGGCAGCTCTGCCGCGAGATCATCAAGATCCAGGAAAAGCTCCGCCGCGTCCCCGAGGACACTGCGAAGCTCGGCGACCTCCTGGCCGACCAGTACCTCGCCAACTTTAGCCTCTTCCAGACCGCACCCGACCACTGGGCCTTCGACCAGCTCTTCCCGATCGTGCCGATCCACCGCCTCGACGAGCCGCCCACGCGCGAGACGACCATCGTCGACATCACCTGCGACAGCGACGGCAAGATCGACCGCTTCATCGACCCCATCGTCGACAGCCGGGACACGCTTTCCCTGCACCCCCTCAAGGAGGGCGAGCCCTACTACATCGGCATGTTCATGCTGGGCGGCTACCAGGACATCATGGGCGACATGCACAACCTCTTCGGGCGGGTCAACGAGGTTCACGTCTTCTGCGACGACGAGGATCCGGAAGATTATTATCTGGAGGAGGTCATCCCGGGCGACCGGGTGAAAGACGTGCTCTCGCGGGTGCAGTACTCCCCTTCCGAGCTGCTCAAGACGGTGAAGACCGCGATCGACCAGCAGGTGCGCAAGGGCGCGGTCAAGCCCAAGGAGGGCGTGAGCCTCATCGACTTCTACGAAGAGACCATCAACGGCTACACCTACCTGCGCTCGGGTCCGCCGGTCGCCAACGGCGTCTGATCAGGCCGGCGCCGCCGGCTCGACCACCTCGGTCTCCTCCTGCGGCTCGCGGGCAAGAAACAGGGCCGTCATCAACCAGGACACGCCCAAGCCCCCGGCCAAATCCAGCACGTAGTGCTGCTTCATGAACAATATCGACGCAGAGACGATCGCCGCCAGCAGGTAAAAGACCGGCGCCAGGCGCGGACGCTGCCAGCGGACGATGGCGGCGCTGATCATCGCCAGGGCGACGTGGAGGGAGGGAAAGCAGTTGTAGGGCTCGTCGATCCAATAAAAAAACCGGAGGATATGGGTGAAGAAATCGTAGGGCGGCTGCAGGTCGACGCGCAACTCGTACTTGACGGGAAAAAGCAAAAAGCAGGTGAAGCAGATCACCCCTGCTCCGATGAAGGCCTTGGCCGCCGCCTTGATGAGAGGGTAGTTGTTCCAGCACAGGAAAAAGGTGACGACCGGAATCAAATAAACGATCGAGTAAAAGGGCGCGAAGTACTTGATGAAGGGTATTTGGTGGTCCAAGGCGATCGCGAGGTCATAGCTGGCCCCCTGTCGCGACAAGTAGGCGTTGATGCCCAGGTATCCTGCGATGTGAAAGGACAGATTGCCGAGGAGCCAGGCGAATTTTTTGGCGGTCAGTGAATTCAGCATGGGGTGTTTTATGTCAGCTCAGACAGTCCTCGGTCCCTCCAGGGACACTCTCTTCCCCGCACCGGGGCGATCTATTTATAGCAATAGGGAGCTTGGAATTTCGATCCATTGTTTAGATTTCTTTCTCAGAAAATACCTCCGCCGTAAAGGCCTCGATGAGGACCCGGCCCTGTTTCCAGAACTCCATCGGAAGGCCGGCCTTCGCGCAGGTATGGCTGAGGAAGGTCTCGGCGTCCCAGCCGTAGGAGGTCGCGACCTGGGGGAGGAGCAGGCCGCTGCGGCTCCCGGCGCTGACGATCAGGCCGTGCTCGCCGACGCGGATCTGCGAAACGTCTTTTAGGATTTCCGGATCGGACAGGACGCTGATCTCGAAATGCAGCTCCGACAGCTCCTCGAAGCGGACGGGAGAAAAGCGGTAATCCTGGGTGGCCGCCGCCACGGCCATCTCCTGGACGGTCCGGAAGAGCGGCGCGGCGGAGCGGATGCGACCGATGCAGCCCCGCAGATCCTCGAGCCGGTGCAGGCTGACGAAGGCCCCGCCGGAACGGTGCAGGGCCGGCAGCTCGCTGGGCAAGACCAGTTCCCGTCCCTCGCGGACCTTTCGCTCGACGGCGCCGCGCGCCAGACCCAACAATTCGCCGCGTTCCTCGGGATGCAACATGCCGCCCAGTGTACCGCGTTTTTCTTGTTTCGGTAAGAATCTCTTTCCTGGTATAAAGTTCTCGTGAGCCTGAAAGGTAAAAAGATCCTGCTCGGCGTGGGCGGCGGCATCGCCGCCTACAAGTCCTGCGAGCTGCTCCGCCGCCTCACCGAGCGCGGCGCCGACGTGCACGTCGTCCTGACGCCTTCGGCCCAGCAATTCGTGACGGCCCTGACCTTCCAGGCCCTCTCCCAACACCCCGTGCACACCGACCTCTTCAGCCTGACCGAAGAATCCGAGATGAGCCATATCAAGCTGGCCGACGAGGCCGACTTGCTCTTGATCGCCCCGGCCACCGCCGACCTCATCGCCAAGTTGGCCCACGGCATAGCCAACGACCTACTGACCACCGTGGCCCTCGTCACCCGCGCGCCGGTCTTTTTCGCGCCCTCCATGAACGTCAACATGTGGGAGAAGGACGTCGTTCAGAACAACGTCCAGACACTGCTCCGCCGGGGCTACCGCATGGTCGAACCCGCCGAGGGCTACCTGGCCTGCGGCTGGGAGGGCAAGGGCCGCCTCGCCGAGCCCGAGGTCATCCTCTCCGCCGTCGAGCGCCACTTCTCGGACGGAGGCTCCGGCAAAAAAAAAAGCCTCGCGGGGCTTAAGGTCCTGATCAACGCGGGGCCCACCCGCGAATTCCTCGATCCCGTCCGCTTCCTCAGCAATCCCAGCAGCGGCAAGATGGGCTTTGCCCTGGCCGAGGCCGCGCGCCGCCGCGGCGCCGAGGTCACCTTGGTCGCGGGACCGGTCGCGCTGCCGACACCCGAGGGGGTGCGCAGGATCGACGTGGTTTCTTCCGCCGAGATGCGGGAGGTCTGCGAAAAACACTTCCCCCAGGCCGACCTCTTCATCGGCACCGCCGCGGTCGGCGACTTCGCCCCGGCGAAGGCCCTGCCGCAAAAACTGAAGAAAAACGGCCGCGCCCTGCGGCTCGAGCTCCAACCCACCACCGACATCCTGCTCACCCTGGGCAAGACCAAGCGCAAAGGCCAAGTCTTGGTAGGCTTCGCCGCCGAGACGGAGGCTTTGATTTCCAACGCGAAGGAAAAGCTGAAGAAGAAAAACCTCGATCTGATCGTCGCCAACGACGTCTCGCAGCGGGACATCGGCTTCGCCGGCGAGGACAACTGCGTCACCTTGATCGACCGCGGCGGGAAGGCGACCCCGCTCGAAAAAATGCCGAAGACCGCCGTCGCCGAACGGATCCTCGACGCGGTCGAAAAGCTGGTCTAGCGAGCCGCCGACAAGAGGCTTGGTTCAGGCCGCAGGCGGTCTGCCGACCGGATTTCGGCGCCAAAAAAAAAGCCCCTCTCGCGAGGGGCTTTGAAACCGAAAATTCGAACCGCTATTCCTTGAGGATCGAAAATCCCGAAATGAACTGCTTGAGGAAGTCCTCGTTGAAATCGATGGAATTTCCTCCCACGACCTTTACGGGAGGCACGGAAATGGTCTTCGCGTCCGGGAGATCCGCCAACATCTTCTTCAGATCGATGGCGAAGGAATAATCCGAGGCGGCCATCCACACCATGCGCCCCTTCAGGGATTCCTTCAGCTGACTAGCGATCAGCGCGTCGTCCAACTGCTTCGGGTAGGCATCGCCGCTGCCCACAATGATGCCCGGCTTTACCTTGAAGTTGGCCGCGGCCTGGATCATCGCGGTGAAAAGCGAGTCGAGGTAGGGGCCAGCCTCCGAGGCGTTTCCGTCGGCCTTCAGGCTGAGGAACTTGGCGTCGGCGTTGAGATCGGCGGCCAAAGCGTTAACGTCGGCCAGGCTGGCCGCCGAAGAAACGCCCATGTCGTAATGAGAGAACACCTTCGAGACCGCGCGGCCCAAGGTAATGTAAAAGTCGGCCGCGGAGGCGTCCGAAAAATTGACCTTGAAGACCTCGGAGGGCTTCCCGACGAAGGCCCCGCTGATCTCGACCTCCAAAAAGCCCGGATCCCGCGACATCGCCTTGGCCAGGACGTGCCAGTCGCCGAAATTGCGGTCGATGAACTCGAAGACCTTGCCGACCACGTCGTTAGGCGTGCGCCCCGCGTCCATCTGCTTCTTGAGATAGTGCAGGATCATCGGCCAGTTGTCCAGATTGCCGGTCAACCCGTCCATGATGGGGTCGAGGTTGCTGGGATTGCCGCTCGGCCCGAAGAGGCTGTTGGCTTGGACCTTTTGCAAGAGAAGGAACTCGACCTCGGGGCTCTCGAAGGCCAGGGCGAATCGTGAAAGGAAGGCGATCAGCGCCGCCTTGGTATCCGGCTTATCGGGATTGGCCTTCACGCTGTCATTGAAGGCGCAGCTGGCGCGGCCGTTGGCCGTCTTGAAATCGCCGCTGTTGAAGGGGGCCAGAAAATCCCCGCTGCCCTCGCAGCCGTCGACCAGGGCCTTTTCGACCTCCTCGCCCGTCGTCACTTGGGCGGGGCCTTGATCCTCGGCCGCCGGGGCCTGGGGCGCCTTCTGGCCCTTATCGCAGCCGGTGTAAGTGAAAGTCGCGAGCAAGACCACCAGACCTAATGCCTTCCAGTTTTTCATGAACCGTTCCTTTCGTGATGAGGGAAACCCAGCCCTTGCAGGCCCCTGTCCCTCTTATCGGAGCCGCCAGGGTCTTAAGTTGTCAAAGGGACTATATAAATATTCTAAGCCAATCCAATAACTTACTGAAGCGCGTCGGTGATGACCGGGAGGTCCACCGGCTTGTAGATCCCCTCCTTGAGCCTTTCCTTGATCTCCCCGACCAGCCCCCGGGCGCCGGACCGGCTGACCAGCCCCCGCCGGGTGTAGCTGCGCAGGTCCTTTACCATCTCCTTGGCATAGAGCAGCTTCAGCTGCCCGGCCGGGTCGGCCCTGAGCACCCGCGCCTTCTCGGGCCCCTGCAGGAATTCGATCAAGACCTCGTGGCAGAGATTTTTGTATTCGCGGACGTCCTTGTCCTCCAGCTCGTACTCGCTGCGCTTGGCCAAGAGCTCGGCGGCGTGGCGCCACTTGTTCATCCGCTGCACGAGCAGCAGGCTGTCGAAGATCTTCTTGTTGGTCTTGAAGCTGAACAGGGTGCGCTTCAGGCTGCGCTCGAGGAAGCGGTCGAGCTCTTGGTAATCCCCCTCCGCCACCTCTTGAAGCGTCGTCCAGACCTTGGGGTCAATCTTGAGGTCGAAGCGCATCTCCCAATAAGTGTGGCGCAAGGTAAGGGTCTCGTAGGAACGGATGATCTTGTAGGGCACGAAGAAATTGTGCGCGACGGTGTCGACCGAGAGATGGGAGAGGTAGCCGTAGAGAAAGGTTCGCTCCCGCTCGGTCTCGGCGCGGTCGAGCATCGGCAGGGCGACGTCCCAGTGATGGCAGTGGTAGAGCTCGCCCGCATACTTCTTGCCGACGATGATGTCGGCGGCGATGGTGCCGTAGAGGAAGGTCTCGGGAAATTTCTTCAAGAGGGCGCGGATCGCCGGCGCCAAAAGGGCCGCGTTGGCCAAGGCGTGCAGGGCGTAGCTCATGTGGGCGCCGGGCCCCCAGGCGTAGGCCGCGGCGGGCAAAAGGAGATAGACAAGGGCCGCCAAAAGGCCGTAGAGCAGCATGCAGGCAGGTTAGAACAAGAGCCATGAAAACGGAAGAGCTTGCGCGAAAAAAGTTGGAGGCCCTCTACCTGGCCGGCGAGCGGGAGCTGCCCGTCGCCGGCGGAATCCCTCAAGCCCTCGCGGCGCCTCCGCCTGCCCGGGCGCCAGCCGTGACGCAGGTCGCCGCCGCGGCGCCGGCCCTTCCCCAGGAGCCCCGCATGCCCCAGCCCGCTTCCCTCCCCCGCCCCGTCCTGCTGGATCCCCATGAGGCCCAGGCCCGGCTCGACGAGATCCGCGCCGACATCGGCGACTGCAAGCGCTGCCGCCTCTGCGAGCAGCGGACCCACATCGTCTTCGGCGTCGGCAATCCCCGCGCCGAGCTGATGTTCGTCGGCGAGGCCCCCGGCCGCGACGAAGACCTGAAGGGCGAGCCCTTCGTGGGGCGCGCGGGGCAGCTGCTCACCAAGATCATCGAGGCGATGAAATACAAGAGGGAAGATGTCTATATATGTAACGTGGTCAAATGTAGGCCTCCCGAAAACCGCAACCCCGCCCCCGACGAGATCGCCACCTGCGAGCCCTACCTGCTGCGCCAGATCGAGACCATCCAGCCCAAGGCGATCGTCGGCCTGGGTAACTTCGCCGTGCAGACCCTGCTCCAGACCGAGGCCAAGATCACCGGCCTGCGCGGCCGTTTTCACCCTTGGCCCTCCGCGATCGTGAAGGCCAAGTTCGAGACCAGCCTGCCGGAAGGCTCCATCCAGATGATGCCCACCTACCACCCCGCCTTCCTGCTGCGAAATCCCGCGATGAAGCGCCCCGTCTGGGAAGACATGCAGAAGGTGATGGAGCTGCTGAAAAAATCCTAGGGCTTGCTTGCGAGCGCGGTGGCCGAGGCTTGTCCCTCGGGCAGCAGCTGCTTCAAGAGGCTGGACTCGCGCTGGTAGAAGCCCTCGGTATGAAAGGAATCGCCTAGCTTGAGCAGTGCGTAGTCGAGGTGGTGCATGACTTCGTGCAGGAGGGTTCGCAGGAAGGTCTTGAAGGCGACCACCTGGATGCGCTTGGCGGTGCGCATCCAGACGGTGATCACCGGCGTCGCGCCGCGCTTCGCCTCGTAGAGGCCGTGCAACTCCCCCCAGTTGTGGGAAGGCCGCCGCTCCAGCACCTTGACGCGGACCGCCGGGGTGCCGAAGACCCGGTTCAAGGCGTTGACCAAGGCCTGGGCCCCTTCCTGGGTCCGCGGCTGGTTGCCCGCGGCGAGGGCCTGGGAAAGATAGGCGACCAGGGGTTGAAACCGCTCGGCTTGAGGAATCTGGAGGGAGGTAATGCCGTCGCTGCGGCGGTAGATCTTCTTCTGGGCGGCGTTCAGGCGGCGGTAATAGGCGAAGGGCATCCTCGGCCTCGCTTCAGGGTCATTTCTTTTTCAAAATTTCCATCGCGACCCGCTTCGGATCCGCGGCTGCCAGGATCGGGCGTCCCACGACCACCGCGTCCGCGCCTAGGGCGAAGGCCTCCTCCGGGGTCTTGACGCGCTTTTGGTCGCCGCGCTCGGCGCCGGCCGGGCGCACGCCCGGCGTCACGATCTTGAAAGAATGGGGCAAGGCGGCGCGCAGCATCGCGATCTCCTGCGGCGAGCAGATCACGCCGTCCATCCCGGCGGCCTGAGCCAGGCGGGCGAGGCGCCCGACCTGCTCGGCGGGCGTGGCGGCGAGGCCGAACTCCTCGAGGGAATCCATCGAGGTCAGGACGGTCACCCCCATCAGAAAGGGCGCGGGGACCTTGCGGCGCCGGGCCTCCTCGCGGGTGGCGGCGACCGCGGCGCGCATCATCTCGGAGCCGCCGCTCGCGTGGAGCGTGAGCATCTCCACGCGATTGCGCACGGCCTCGCGGCAGGCCTCGGCGACGGTGTTGGGGATGTCGTGGAACTTGAGATCGAGGAAGATCCGCTTGCGCCGCCGCTTCAAGAGCTTGAGGACGTCGGGGCCGTAGTGCGTGAAGAGCTTGAGGCCCACCTTGTAGAAATCGACGGCGGGGCCGAGTTTTTTGAGGATGGCTTCGACCTCGCGGGTGCTGTCGAGGTCGAGGGCGACGATGAGCTTGGAGAGTTTGCGCATGAATTATTGCCCGCGATGAATTTCCAGCAAGCGCTCCAGCGCTTGCGCCGGCGGCACCTTCTCCACCTCGCCCGTCTTTCGGGCCTTCACTTCCAGCAGGCCTTCCTTCAGTCCCTTCC of the Deltaproteobacteria bacterium PRO3 genome contains:
- the rlmB gene encoding 23S rRNA (guanosine(2251)-2'-O)-methyltransferase RlmB — encoded protein: MGRSPMTELLYGKNPILEALRAGRRKFHRFFHLNTAKSDPQLEEALENFARLGVRCSAVGRDWFEGRLPGILAQGWAVEAGEYPYVELEALLPKLLEKKTALLLALDQIQDPQNLGAILRSAEGCGADGVLICTDRATHVTPAVCKASAGASEHLRVAKVVNLARAIEACKEAGFWSVGTSLEAKEDALAFDWPAKTLLVLGSEGKGMRRLIHEKCDFLIRLPLLGKISSLNVAATAAVCLYENLKSRSKSGRE
- a CDS encoding BolA family transcriptional regulator — its product is MNSQIRNIERILGERLKPVFLEVLDDSAKHAGHAGARQGGGGHYIVTVVAEAFTGKGLVEQHRMVNEALRELFGGQIHALALHTFSPEQWRERAKGGRH
- the speA gene encoding biosynthetic arginine decarboxylase, which gives rise to MGSEKNPANEWSVAKAIEYYNIDKWGSNYFWVNDKGHLSIQPYGREGPSIDIMDVVDDIREKQLGFPCIIRFQDILRSRVVTLNDSFRRAIQESGYKGQYFGVYPIKVNQMREVVEEILDAGAPYHYGLEAGSKGELLTVLALNTDPQALTICNGYKDEPFMRLAMLGRKLERKVIVVIEKISELPQLLRVAEEMQVEPYVGLRAKLTTKGTGRWEHSGGDFAKFGLTIPEIMQAVNILKEAKKEHCLKLFHFHVGSQITDIRTVKESVKEGARIFAKLCKMGFNIEYFDVGGGLGVDYDGSQTTGQSSMNYTLDEYVSDVVYNLQQICAEEEVPEPNITSESGRAIVAHHSCIVMSVFGHIEIGSNPILPNGREEPQVVQEMREIVGGLNRKNFLATFHDASTKKEEALSMFKLGLLDLEDRAKVETLHWQLCREIIKIQEKLRRVPEDTAKLGDLLADQYLANFSLFQTAPDHWAFDQLFPIVPIHRLDEPPTRETTIVDITCDSDGKIDRFIDPIVDSRDTLSLHPLKEGEPYYIGMFMLGGYQDIMGDMHNLFGRVNEVHVFCDDEDPEDYYLEEVIPGDRVKDVLSRVQYSPSELLKTVKTAIDQQVRKGAVKPKEGVSLIDFYEETINGYTYLRSGPPVANGV
- a CDS encoding phosphatase PAP2 family protein produces the protein MLNSLTAKKFAWLLGNLSFHIAGYLGINAYLSRQGASYDLAIALDHQIPFIKYFAPFYSIVYLIPVVTFFLCWNNYPLIKAAAKAFIGAGVICFTCFLLFPVKYELRVDLQPPYDFFTHILRFFYWIDEPYNCFPSLHVALAMISAAIVRWQRPRLAPVFYLLAAIVSASILFMKQHYVLDLAGGLGVSWLMTALFLAREPQEETEVVEPAAPA
- the amrA gene encoding AmmeMemoRadiSam system protein A — protein: MLHPEERGELLGLARGAVERKVREGRELVLPSELPALHRSGGAFVSLHRLEDLRGCIGRIRSAAPLFRTVQEMAVAAATQDYRFSPVRFEELSELHFEISVLSDPEILKDVSQIRVGEHGLIVSAGSRSGLLLPQVATSYGWDAETFLSHTCAKAGLPMEFWKQGRVLIEAFTAEVFSEKEI
- the coaBC gene encoding bifunctional phosphopantothenoylcysteine decarboxylase/phosphopantothenate--cysteine ligase CoaBC codes for the protein MSLKGKKILLGVGGGIAAYKSCELLRRLTERGADVHVVLTPSAQQFVTALTFQALSQHPVHTDLFSLTEESEMSHIKLADEADLLLIAPATADLIAKLAHGIANDLLTTVALVTRAPVFFAPSMNVNMWEKDVVQNNVQTLLRRGYRMVEPAEGYLACGWEGKGRLAEPEVILSAVERHFSDGGSGKKKSLAGLKVLINAGPTREFLDPVRFLSNPSSGKMGFALAEAARRRGAEVTLVAGPVALPTPEGVRRIDVVSSAEMREVCEKHFPQADLFIGTAAVGDFAPAKALPQKLKKNGRALRLELQPTTDILLTLGKTKRKGQVLVGFAAETEALISNAKEKLKKKNLDLIVANDVSQRDIGFAGEDNCVTLIDRGGKATPLEKMPKTAVAERILDAVEKLV
- a CDS encoding uracil-DNA glycosylase; this encodes MKTEELARKKLEALYLAGERELPVAGGIPQALAAPPPARAPAVTQVAAAAPALPQEPRMPQPASLPRPVLLDPHEAQARLDEIRADIGDCKRCRLCEQRTHIVFGVGNPRAELMFVGEAPGRDEDLKGEPFVGRAGQLLTKIIEAMKYKREDVYICNVVKCRPPENRNPAPDEIATCEPYLLRQIETIQPKAIVGLGNFAVQTLLQTEAKITGLRGRFHPWPSAIVKAKFETSLPEGSIQMMPTYHPAFLLRNPAMKRPVWEDMQKVMELLKKS
- the pyrF gene encoding orotidine-5'-phosphate decarboxylase, which produces MRKLSKLIVALDLDSTREVEAILKKLGPAVDFYKVGLKLFTHYGPDVLKLLKRRRKRIFLDLKFHDIPNTVAEACREAVRNRVEMLTLHASGGSEMMRAAVAATREEARRRKVPAPFLMGVTVLTSMDSLEEFGLAATPAEQVGRLARLAQAAGMDGVICSPQEIAMLRAALPHSFKIVTPGVRPAGAERGDQKRVKTPEEAFALGADAVVVGRPILAAADPKRVAMEILKKK